The following proteins are encoded in a genomic region of Sorangiineae bacterium MSr12523:
- a CDS encoding M1 family metallopeptidase: protein MQKTEISAACVIALSAWAAVTGCQAHEGAVSASPTAATPPQTTEASAKGRAPATPPALRLPETIRPVNYDAALTVVPTEARFDGHISIALDVQPAQTPSNVVWLNAAKLDVRSATINGVPAKVVPGGTNFIGIQTEQPLASGRATLVIDYSGEVSKRDASGLFTQKEGEDWYAFTQFESIDARRVFPSFDEPSFKVPWKLRLKVKRDQLALSNTPAVSEKIEGDYKIVQFAETKPLPSYLVAFAVGPFDVVDAGKAGKNNTQVRIIVPRGRSAEARYAKSESGAVLNKLEEYFGIPYPYEKLDCVDVPTFPGAMENPGLVTFDQGMILSVPEKETLHFRRFYTDVAAHEFAHQWFGDLVTTRWWDDIWLNEAFATWTTNRIIENWKTDWHKETERVTDTMHAMRDDSLVSARRIRQPIESNDDIVTAFDGITYQKGAAVIDMFEHAVGREAFRAGVKRYLTKYSHKTATADDFLSAVFEGENAKVVDAFKTFLDQPGLPLVKASLQCDAGKAPTLSLSQERYFPVGSDGKSSQKWQIPVCARYLGAAGKTATSCTTLKDAQGELPLAEAKSCPAWVNANADAHGYYRVAYKGELLSKLLAGKAGETRLTRAEKVALLGDMAALVRTNELSYSDALTAAAKLAGDPGKDVLLASVELVSGLQRADLVPAPLRPKYARFVRDTFGARAKKLGFAPRPGEDEDARLSRPTVLSLVADQGEDAALRTEAKTLAMRWLSEREKAKIDPEVVDVVLSLAAQNGDRALFDRMLSEARKSTSRFDRSQILRAMGHFRDPELLRSALGVLLMEEIDIRDGLRMFRGSQATLATREITYTFVKQNYDALVKRMPGEPGMPGFAASLPFWAGASFCDEGHAADVQAFFGERSTKYTGGPRELAQAVEGVKLCSAYRSLQEPNVSAFLQKRVP from the coding sequence ATGCAAAAAACAGAGATTTCGGCGGCTTGCGTCATAGCGCTGTCGGCGTGGGCGGCGGTGACGGGCTGCCAGGCGCACGAAGGCGCGGTGTCGGCGAGTCCCACGGCCGCCACACCGCCTCAGACGACGGAGGCCTCTGCCAAGGGTCGAGCACCGGCCACTCCGCCGGCCCTGCGCCTGCCCGAGACGATCCGGCCCGTGAACTACGACGCAGCCCTCACGGTGGTGCCGACGGAGGCGCGTTTCGATGGCCACATCAGCATCGCGCTGGATGTGCAGCCCGCGCAGACGCCGTCGAACGTCGTTTGGCTCAACGCCGCGAAGCTCGATGTTCGCTCGGCGACCATCAACGGCGTGCCGGCGAAGGTGGTGCCGGGTGGAACGAACTTCATCGGCATCCAGACCGAGCAACCCCTCGCCTCGGGGCGTGCGACGTTGGTGATCGATTACTCGGGTGAAGTCTCCAAGCGGGATGCGTCGGGTCTCTTCACGCAGAAGGAAGGCGAGGACTGGTACGCCTTCACGCAATTCGAATCGATCGATGCGCGCCGCGTGTTTCCAAGCTTCGACGAGCCCTCGTTCAAGGTGCCGTGGAAGCTCCGTTTGAAGGTCAAACGGGACCAGCTTGCATTGAGCAACACCCCCGCTGTCTCGGAGAAGATCGAGGGCGACTACAAGATCGTCCAATTCGCCGAAACGAAGCCGCTGCCGTCCTACCTCGTCGCGTTCGCGGTGGGACCGTTCGACGTGGTGGACGCAGGCAAGGCGGGCAAAAATAACACCCAGGTGCGCATCATCGTGCCGCGCGGGCGCAGCGCCGAAGCGCGCTATGCGAAGTCCGAGTCGGGGGCGGTGCTGAACAAGCTCGAGGAGTACTTCGGGATTCCGTATCCGTACGAAAAGCTCGATTGCGTCGACGTCCCGACGTTCCCCGGCGCCATGGAAAATCCGGGGCTCGTGACCTTCGATCAAGGCATGATTCTGTCGGTGCCGGAGAAGGAAACGCTTCATTTCCGGCGCTTTTACACCGACGTGGCGGCGCACGAGTTCGCGCATCAATGGTTCGGCGATCTGGTGACCACGCGGTGGTGGGACGACATTTGGCTCAACGAAGCCTTCGCCACCTGGACGACGAATCGCATCATCGAAAACTGGAAGACGGACTGGCACAAAGAGACCGAGCGCGTGACCGATACGATGCACGCGATGCGCGATGACTCGTTGGTGAGCGCGCGCCGCATTCGCCAGCCGATCGAGAGCAACGACGACATCGTGACGGCGTTCGATGGCATCACGTATCAAAAGGGCGCGGCGGTGATCGACATGTTCGAGCACGCCGTCGGTCGCGAGGCCTTCCGCGCGGGCGTGAAGCGTTACCTCACGAAGTACTCGCACAAGACGGCGACCGCGGACGACTTCCTCTCGGCGGTCTTCGAAGGCGAGAACGCGAAGGTCGTCGACGCGTTCAAGACGTTCTTGGACCAGCCCGGCCTTCCGCTGGTGAAGGCGTCGCTGCAATGCGACGCGGGCAAAGCGCCGACGTTGTCGCTCTCCCAAGAGCGGTACTTCCCCGTGGGTTCCGATGGGAAATCCTCGCAGAAATGGCAGATCCCCGTGTGCGCGCGCTATCTCGGTGCGGCGGGCAAAACGGCGACGTCGTGCACGACGTTGAAGGATGCCCAAGGTGAGCTCCCGCTCGCCGAGGCGAAGTCGTGCCCCGCGTGGGTGAACGCCAACGCCGATGCCCACGGCTACTACCGCGTTGCCTACAAGGGCGAGCTCCTTTCCAAGCTTCTCGCTGGAAAGGCCGGCGAAACGAGGCTTACGCGCGCCGAAAAGGTGGCGCTCCTCGGCGACATGGCCGCGCTGGTGCGCACGAACGAGCTGTCGTACTCCGACGCGTTGACGGCGGCGGCGAAGCTCGCGGGCGATCCGGGGAAGGACGTGCTCCTGGCCTCCGTCGAGCTCGTGAGCGGTTTGCAACGTGCCGATCTCGTGCCCGCCCCGCTTCGTCCCAAGTACGCGCGCTTCGTGCGCGATACCTTTGGCGCAAGGGCAAAAAAGCTGGGTTTCGCGCCCCGCCCGGGCGAGGACGAGGACGCGCGCCTCTCGCGCCCGACGGTGCTCTCGCTCGTGGCCGATCAGGGCGAGGATGCCGCGCTTCGCACGGAGGCAAAGACGCTCGCCATGCGGTGGCTCTCGGAGCGTGAGAAGGCCAAGATCGATCCCGAGGTCGTCGACGTGGTGCTGTCCTTGGCGGCGCAGAACGGGGATCGTGCGCTGTTCGATCGCATGCTCTCGGAGGCGCGCAAGAGCACGAGTCGATTCGATCGGAGCCAGATTCTCCGTGCGATGGGCCACTTCCGCGATCCCGAGCTGCTTCGCTCGGCACTGGGCGTTCTGCTCATGGAGGAAATCGACATTCGCGATGGCTTGCGCATGTTCCGGGGTAGTCAGGCGACGCTGGCCACGCGGGAGATTACGTACACGTTCGTCAAGCAAAACTACGATGCGCTGGTGAAACGCATGCCGGGCGAGCCGGGAATGCCGGGTTTTGCGGCCTCCCTTCCGTTCTGGGCGGGCGCTTCGTTCTGCGACGAAGGCCATGCCGCGGACGTGCAGGCCTTCTTTGGCGAGCGGTCCACGAAGTACACGGGCGGTCCGCGCGAGCTTGCACAAGCCGTCGAGGGGGTGAAGCTCTGCTCCGCCTACCGCTCGCTCCAAGAGCCGAACGTGTCGGCGTTTTTGCAGAAGCGCGTGCCGTAA
- a CDS encoding TonB family protein: protein MKRLYFLFLFLVAWLGGTGPAWAQNAPPPLVPPRLLTEETIAYPQGAQGDAIVVVELTVDTGGAVTQAIIVSGEPPFTSAVLGRAPAWRFVPARRGDVDVRARVRMRIEFHPPPPAQNAPNAPTPNRPPARIEREEEVSVRGRLQEPGKITFTGGEVRQMPGAFGDAFRMMEALPGVTPIVSGLPFFYVRGAPPGNTGYYVDGIRIPLLYHFALGPGVIHPGLIDHVDFFSGAPPAQYGRFSGGILAGYTRPPATDLHGEWNVRLVDSGGMVEAPFAGGRGSVLVAGRYGYPGLLASLISPEVTVSYWDYQARASYALTNRDTLTIFAFGSSDYLGSIKEDYQTKEKREEQLFKTGFHRLDLRYDHRLGTSGKLRLALTLGADESGADIQGDSKVGNGRLRTVGLRTEIEDQLGPNVRVRAGADVVWDYSDLLDPDGNRLSPEESPYSILYAPRHDVTLGAYADVAWRPSRRVELTTGLRADVFTSRRIDQPVIHILDREHPIGAPATATVAVDPRIAARVLLMPKLTYLAAFGITHQPPSTLIPIAGLGLTERRDHLQTAFQASQGLELALPLDFTATANVFLHEYRNLSDATASCGEIPLGDWDNPCLTRRVRGRAFGLELLLRRPLTRRLTGWLSYTLSRSTREALLVGTGTNAQVEVPQRIPAEFDRTHVFQLIGAYDLGRNWRAGLRFMWYSGRPRPRFDDNGYASNLPSDTRFPPYYRIDLRLEKTWRIGRTARIAFVFEGLNVTLNKEAINIKCKLDAPDRPRTCEEEKVGPVAIPSIGVEGSF, encoded by the coding sequence TTGAAGCGACTATATTTTCTATTCTTATTTCTCGTCGCATGGCTCGGCGGGACTGGACCGGCGTGGGCGCAGAATGCCCCGCCGCCTCTCGTTCCGCCGCGCCTTTTGACGGAGGAGACGATTGCGTACCCGCAGGGTGCGCAGGGCGATGCCATCGTGGTGGTCGAGTTGACCGTCGATACGGGCGGCGCCGTCACCCAGGCGATCATCGTCTCCGGCGAGCCGCCGTTCACCTCCGCGGTGCTGGGGCGCGCCCCGGCGTGGCGCTTCGTGCCCGCCCGGCGGGGCGACGTCGACGTGCGCGCGCGCGTTCGGATGCGCATCGAGTTTCATCCGCCGCCTCCCGCACAGAACGCCCCCAACGCGCCGACGCCGAACCGTCCCCCCGCGCGCATCGAGCGGGAAGAGGAGGTCTCGGTCCGCGGGCGGCTTCAGGAACCGGGGAAAATTACGTTCACCGGCGGAGAAGTGCGCCAGATGCCCGGTGCCTTCGGCGACGCCTTTCGCATGATGGAAGCTCTGCCCGGGGTCACGCCCATCGTGAGCGGCCTGCCCTTCTTTTACGTGCGCGGCGCCCCACCCGGCAACACGGGGTACTACGTCGATGGAATACGCATTCCGCTGCTGTACCATTTTGCCCTCGGCCCGGGCGTGATTCATCCCGGGTTGATCGACCATGTCGACTTCTTCTCCGGCGCGCCGCCGGCGCAGTACGGCCGCTTTTCCGGCGGCATCCTTGCAGGATACACGCGTCCTCCGGCCACCGATTTGCACGGTGAGTGGAACGTGCGCCTCGTCGACAGCGGGGGCATGGTCGAAGCGCCGTTTGCCGGTGGCCGCGGCAGCGTGCTCGTGGCCGGGCGCTATGGCTATCCGGGATTGCTCGCGTCGCTCATCTCCCCGGAGGTCACCGTCTCCTATTGGGATTACCAGGCGCGCGCATCGTATGCCCTCACCAACCGGGATACGCTCACTATATTTGCATTTGGAAGCTCCGATTACCTCGGATCCATCAAAGAAGATTACCAAACCAAGGAAAAGAGAGAAGAACAGCTCTTCAAAACGGGATTTCACCGACTCGATCTTCGCTACGATCACCGGCTGGGCACCTCGGGGAAGCTTCGTCTGGCCCTCACCTTGGGGGCCGACGAATCGGGTGCGGACATCCAGGGGGATAGCAAAGTCGGCAACGGCCGTTTGCGCACCGTGGGGCTGCGCACGGAAATCGAGGACCAGCTCGGGCCGAACGTGCGCGTGCGCGCGGGCGCCGATGTCGTCTGGGATTACAGCGATTTGCTCGACCCCGATGGCAATCGGCTTTCGCCGGAGGAAAGTCCGTATTCCATTCTTTATGCGCCGCGACATGACGTGACCCTCGGGGCCTACGCCGACGTGGCGTGGCGGCCGTCGCGCAGGGTCGAGCTCACCACGGGCCTGCGTGCGGACGTCTTCACGTCGCGGCGCATCGATCAACCGGTGATTCACATTTTGGATCGCGAGCACCCGATTGGTGCGCCGGCCACGGCCACGGTGGCCGTCGATCCGCGCATCGCGGCGCGCGTGCTCCTGATGCCGAAGCTCACGTACTTGGCCGCCTTCGGGATCACGCATCAACCGCCGAGCACGTTGATCCCCATTGCGGGCCTCGGCCTCACCGAGCGCCGCGACCACCTGCAGACCGCCTTTCAGGCAAGCCAAGGGCTCGAGCTTGCGCTGCCCCTCGACTTCACCGCCACGGCCAACGTGTTCCTGCACGAGTACCGCAATTTGAGCGACGCCACGGCGTCGTGTGGCGAAATCCCGCTGGGCGATTGGGACAACCCATGCCTCACGCGGCGGGTCCGCGGGCGCGCGTTCGGGCTCGAGTTGCTTCTGCGCCGGCCGCTCACGCGGCGGCTCACGGGATGGCTTTCGTACACGCTGTCGCGCTCCACGCGCGAAGCGCTGCTCGTCGGCACCGGGACGAATGCGCAAGTCGAAGTGCCGCAGCGCATCCCGGCCGAGTTCGATCGCACCCACGTGTTCCAGTTGATCGGTGCCTACGATCTCGGCCGCAACTGGCGGGCCGGCCTGCGCTTCATGTGGTACTCCGGCCGGCCCCGCCCGCGATTCGACGACAACGGCTACGCGAGCAACTTGCCGTCGGACACGCGCTTTCCCCCTTATTACCGCATCGACCTGCGCCTCGAGAAAACTTGGAGAATCGGCCGCACGGCGCGCATCGCCTTCGTTTTCGAAGGCCTCAACGTGACCTTGAACAAGGAGGCCATCAACATCAAATGCAAGCTGGACGCACCGGACAGACCTCGCACCTGCGAGGAGGAGAAGGTCGGTCCGGTGGCGATACCCAGCATCGGCGTGGAGGGCTCGTTCTAA
- a CDS encoding M12 family metallo-peptidase — protein MRLVSVVSVSAALVAVPLLQGCAAGPSSTPVMTVFDSRWGESKRVQQRNAAAAAPATLRSAPVEGGPSRGPVHVYRVRVYATPAYAAQTMDWKHRVLDLVDDANAVLEPSLRVRLQVESCRDWSLDQEDDLQGTLVSLRRRDGAGDVDWVVGMVGGLSRTTVSFHQVGFAEMGGNYLVLRAAGQLEEQKAIEHAFDGLKEEERSQLVRARKRHRATAVFLHEIGHVLGAPHVRDSRSFMSPDYDAHMESYDDASMARMREALEHRNEPLPAMWENPPLPAQKELPADVAALPEGERAAYAKAMRAYEEGDAASAYEAGRALFGARPEVYSVQDLRCKVALARGLVWTDTRTECDALMKLSISQKK, from the coding sequence ATGCGGCTCGTTTCCGTCGTTTCCGTGAGCGCGGCGCTGGTCGCCGTGCCTCTGCTTCAAGGTTGCGCTGCGGGGCCTTCGAGCACCCCGGTGATGACCGTGTTCGATTCGCGCTGGGGTGAGTCCAAACGCGTCCAGCAGCGCAACGCGGCGGCGGCGGCGCCGGCCACGCTTCGTTCGGCACCCGTGGAGGGCGGCCCGAGTCGGGGGCCGGTGCACGTCTACCGTGTGCGGGTCTATGCCACGCCGGCGTACGCCGCGCAGACCATGGATTGGAAGCACCGCGTGCTCGACCTGGTCGACGACGCGAATGCCGTGTTGGAGCCGTCGCTCCGCGTGCGTCTTCAGGTGGAGAGCTGCCGCGATTGGTCGCTCGACCAGGAAGACGATCTGCAAGGCACACTGGTCTCGCTTCGTAGGCGCGATGGGGCTGGCGACGTCGATTGGGTCGTGGGCATGGTGGGCGGGCTTTCGCGCACGACGGTGTCGTTCCATCAAGTGGGGTTCGCGGAAATGGGGGGCAACTACCTGGTGCTCCGCGCGGCCGGGCAGCTCGAGGAGCAAAAGGCCATCGAGCATGCCTTCGACGGGCTGAAAGAAGAGGAGCGCTCGCAGCTCGTGCGCGCGCGCAAACGGCATCGCGCTACCGCGGTGTTTCTCCACGAAATAGGGCACGTTCTGGGGGCGCCTCACGTGCGGGATTCACGCAGCTTCATGTCGCCGGACTACGACGCGCACATGGAGAGCTACGACGACGCCTCGATGGCGCGCATGCGTGAAGCGCTCGAGCACCGCAACGAGCCTCTGCCCGCGATGTGGGAGAACCCGCCGTTGCCCGCGCAAAAAGAGCTGCCCGCCGACGTTGCCGCGCTCCCGGAAGGAGAACGCGCGGCGTACGCCAAGGCGATGCGCGCGTACGAAGAAGGCGACGCCGCCTCTGCGTACGAGGCGGGGCGCGCGTTGTTCGGGGCACGGCCCGAGGTGTACTCGGTGCAGGATTTGCGCTGCAAAGTGGCCCTGGCCCGCGGCCTCGTATGGACCGACACGCGCACCGAGTGCGATGCGCTGATGAAACTCTCGATTTCACAGAAGAAATAA
- a CDS encoding DNA-protecting protein DprA → MNTPHRLTPDDPRFPSRLADLDPPVAEVTVQGQLGPGWVVAIVGTREPTPEAETFAHDLAALCALHGVIVASGGALGIDAAAHRGALSVGGCTWAVLPTGCDHVAPEEHAPLYERIAAENGTLIWPFPCTTVAHPSTYFPRNRALVALSDAVVVVQAGIPSGALNAAKHARTLERPLWVVSPPAWDMRYAGSLDLLERGARPLTRGKQLLASLGLVPRGRSGQSDIQPREPTRPTRRRRRTKEEGQAALLFNATGSSHASTDQKAPTSPHKSFVPTAEAQALFRVAESMPLHIDELINRTQLPAAAVSTALLTLALENVLVEGPSGSFRRADAYKHLSSLNFLPKDAENDGEDARSRRVARQGEDDQEVSGGYLRGRRIEGPR, encoded by the coding sequence ATGAACACCCCGCATCGGCTCACACCGGACGACCCGCGCTTTCCTTCCCGCCTGGCGGATTTGGATCCGCCCGTCGCCGAAGTCACGGTGCAAGGGCAACTCGGTCCGGGGTGGGTGGTGGCCATCGTCGGCACGCGCGAACCGACGCCGGAGGCCGAGACCTTCGCACACGATCTGGCGGCACTTTGCGCGTTGCACGGTGTCATCGTGGCCTCGGGTGGTGCGCTGGGGATCGATGCGGCGGCCCACCGCGGTGCACTCTCCGTCGGCGGATGCACGTGGGCGGTGCTCCCGACGGGTTGCGATCACGTTGCACCGGAGGAGCACGCGCCGCTGTACGAACGGATCGCAGCGGAAAACGGCACACTCATTTGGCCTTTTCCGTGCACCACGGTGGCGCATCCTTCGACGTATTTTCCGAGGAATCGCGCGCTGGTGGCGCTGAGCGATGCCGTCGTCGTGGTGCAAGCGGGCATTCCTTCGGGTGCACTCAATGCGGCGAAGCACGCGCGCACGCTCGAGCGTCCGCTCTGGGTCGTCTCGCCGCCCGCTTGGGATATGCGCTACGCCGGATCGCTCGACTTGCTCGAGCGTGGAGCGCGACCGCTTACCCGGGGGAAACAGCTCCTCGCGTCTTTGGGACTCGTGCCGCGCGGCCGTTCTGGGCAGTCCGACATCCAACCACGGGAGCCCACGAGGCCTACACGGAGAAGGAGACGTACAAAAGAGGAGGGACAAGCGGCTCTGCTATTCAACGCAACCGGCTCGTCACATGCCTCAACCGACCAGAAAGCACCCACATCTCCGCACAAATCTTTCGTGCCAACTGCTGAAGCTCAAGCGCTCTTTCGTGTGGCGGAATCCATGCCACTTCATATAGATGAGCTCATCAATCGGACGCAGCTACCGGCCGCGGCCGTAAGCACGGCGCTCTTGACCCTTGCCTTGGAGAACGTACTAGTAGAGGGCCCGAGCGGGTCCTTCCGCCGGGCTGACGCGTATAAACACCTGTCATCATTGAACTTTTTGCCGAAAGACGCAGAGAACGATGGCGAAGACGCTCGTAGTCGTCGAGTCGCCCGCCAAGGCGAAGACGATCAAGAAGTATCTGGGGGCTACCTACGAGGTCGTCGCATCGAAGGGCCACGTTAA